The Methanosphaera stadtmanae DSM 3091 genome includes a window with the following:
- a CDS encoding helix-turn-helix domain-containing protein, which produces MSTDKSLVKGISISENYIPYTTITRTDNSVKISLKKQNIISLDFKCYTVLPGLYLAENDVRIIERYTQDDIIFRFSREEEFLLINYLVEGQCQIPADNDKFMFMKEGDTHIYLNRDKRTIFNHITDSKLIHIIINKKEFLKYNKDNYMSEYSRIIKTIYDFIYHTNNITFESSEDIKEVLQQIIHFKDNNKLPKHMYVQLKTLELIGLTYISKIEKNRIESPTYSDAQIRVVRKIKNALSRDIASYVSLDVLSVTYGINLTTLKNCFRDMYGKPLYTWYREYKFHRAKELIKNTDYPIAKIANMVGYKSSSKFSKAFKKEMGALPSSYRKNK; this is translated from the coding sequence ATGAGTACAGATAAAAGCCTAGTAAAAGGCATTTCCATAAGTGAAAATTATATACCTTATACAACAATAACAAGAACAGACAATTCAGTGAAGATCTCTTTGAAAAAGCAAAACATAATCTCCTTAGATTTTAAATGTTATACTGTGTTACCTGGATTATATCTTGCTGAAAATGATGTTAGAATTATTGAAAGATATACACAGGATGACATCATATTTAGATTTAGTAGAGAGGAAGAATTCTTATTAATAAACTATTTAGTTGAAGGACAGTGCCAAATACCTGCAGATAATGATAAATTTATGTTTATGAAAGAAGGAGACACACACATCTACCTAAATAGAGATAAAAGAACCATATTTAATCATATAACAGATTCTAAACTTATACATATAATAATTAATAAAAAAGAATTCCTAAAATATAATAAAGATAATTATATGTCTGAGTATAGTAGGATAATTAAAACAATATATGACTTTATATATCATACAAACAACATCACCTTTGAAAGTAGTGAAGATATAAAAGAAGTACTACAACAAATTATCCACTTCAAAGATAACAACAAACTACCAAAACATATGTATGTTCAATTAAAGACCTTAGAATTAATTGGATTAACATACATTTCAAAAATAGAAAAAAATAGAATTGAATCACCAACATACTCTGATGCACAAATAAGAGTTGTTAGAAAGATTAAAAATGCTCTCTCCCGTGATATTGCAAGTTATGTATCACTTGATGTGTTGTCTGTAACATATGGAATTAACCTAACAACACTAAAAAATTGTTTTAGAGATATGTATGGTAAACCATTATATACATGGTATAGGGAATATAAATTCCACAGAGCAAAAGAATTAATTAAAAACACAGATTATCCAATAGCTAAAATTGCAAACATGGTAGGATATAAAAGTAGTAGTAAGTTTTCAAAAGCTTTTAAAAAAGAGATGGGAGCTCTACCTTCAAGTTATAGGAAAAATAAGTAA